A single genomic interval of Sceloporus undulatus isolate JIND9_A2432 ecotype Alabama chromosome 2, SceUnd_v1.1, whole genome shotgun sequence harbors:
- the LOC121920990 gene encoding cystatin-A-like: MMPGGLTDAKAVTPDIQQLADQMKPEIEQKENKSYPIFNAIEYKTQVVAGTNYFIKVDAGQGEFMHLRIFKPLPQSSEGPSLNSYQTGKTANDPLNYF; this comes from the exons ATGATGCCCGGCGGCTTAACTGATGCCAAAGCGGTTACTCCAGATATTCAACAGCTGGCTGACCAG ATGAAACCTGAAATAGAACAGAAGGAAAACAAGAGTTATCCCATTTTCAATGCTATAGAGTACAAAACACAGGTGGTTGCTGGAACAAACTACTTCATTAAG GTTGATGCTGGACAGGGAGAATTTATGCACTTGCGTATCTTCAAGCCTCTTCCTCAATCCAGTGAAGGGCCGTCTCTGAATAGTTACCAGACGGGAAAGACAGCAAATGATCCACTTAACTACTTCTAA